Within the Leishmania donovani BPK282A1 complete genome, chromosome 13 genome, the region TCATCCGAGCCATGGAatatgtgtgcgcgcatgtatGTGACGGCGGCTGCACTGGAAGTGGAGATGATCGcatcttcctctctccttcgtgTGCCTGTTTTTCTTGTCTTAttctgcttgtgtgcgtcGCCTCTACAGCTcacggcaaaaaaaaaggcgagAGTGAGCGCTGCAGTTCGGGCGGCACACAGGCAAACATGTCGGGGCAGATGCCATGAAAAGTACGGTACCGCTCGTTTCTCAGCACGAGCACCATGAGAAGGCAAACCCGTGCGTACAAAACGGCCTCTCCtccgtctgtgcgtgtgccttgAAGGGTCgcaaagaggggggaggggggggggcggcatTTCGAAATTGGTGCCTCCTTGTGTGCATATGCGTGCATTTCTTCGAAAGGTGCTTGCGCCGTTATGCCTCAGCGACGAGAGGCGGCGTGAGGCAAGTAGGAGCATCGCCAGACGACCAGAGAAAAAGTGAAGCGCAaaagcaaacacacacgcacacatgcggtTGCGTGTTCGTCTCGTATCTCTTTCTTATTATTATTGCCTTTCGTTCGTTTGTCTTCAAGTCCCGCATCTCCTTCCCTCCGCGATTGTCGCGTCCCGCGCCGGTATGCTCTGGTCTTCTTCTTAAGCTTTCTCTGttcgtctcctcctctggtATTCCCTTTCGTGTCTCACTCGGCTCTGCACACGCCACGTTAGTTTTCTCAGGTCAGCTTCAAAGCTGTTTTTGGCTCTCTCACACCactgacacacacatacacacacacgcgagaaacaacaacaacaaaaacagcGACCCCTCTTCCCTCGAGAGATCAGCAAGCAGAAACAACTGCAACAGTAGCTGCGCGGtattctctctcttccgccttGGTCTTCTGTCACGCGCGCCGTCTCTGCTCGGCGCCTGACAGACGCCACAGAAAAGTAAACAGCAAAGAAACATAACGAGGTGTGTCTTTGCAGCGGCCCATAGGCACACGATCACACGTACGCGTACGCGTGTACGAGGTGGCACGGAAAACACATGCAAAGCTCATCACTACAAAAGAAGCGTCCGCTCATTTTATTTTCTGCTCATCCTTTTTGTTTGCGGCTCTGAGGACGCAGCGGTCCATCATTACGAAGTGGCAAGTTGTCTTCCCCCTCATCCCTTTCTTGTTGCCGCCTCTTGCTTTCCGCATTGCCGGTAACAAAAGACGTCCTTCCACCAAGGGAAACGCACCCAACCTgctccacgcacacacacgagaacAAAACACAGAAGGAAAGCTCAGGCAAAAAAGTAagaggaaagaaaacaacCGCAAGGCAtacgaaaaaagaaagaaaacaacgaaaagagTTGTCACCACCGCTGGCTGAAGGGGATATTGTTGCGTGCATAGATCTCTCTATTATTTCCGTCTTTCGTCTCCCCTTctctgttttgttttgtggcTTCTCTGGAGCTCAGACTGCCTCAGTCATCCTCTTCCCACCCCTCGCCTGTTACGTATTTGGTgttttgttctttttttttgtctccACGCCGTGCTGCTTTCGCTCTTCTCAGTAgggcaagagaaaaaagggaaaggggacgtctgccctcctcctctgcctttaTTTGTTTCAGTCGCGTGCGTTTCTTGGCGTTGCTGCTTGCAGACACCGTCGCTTGCCTTCTGCACTTACTCGCTGTTtgtgtttctttttcgctcttcGAGGTTGTCGCGCTGGGCATCAAGTCTGTGTGGAACCACAGGAGACCATGCAATCCTCTGGTCCCCCTGGAAAACCGCCGTGGGGCGGAGGTCGCGGCCCCTGGGGCGCCAATaacagcagcgccaacaACGCTGTCGTTCAGCCATCCTTTCACGACAGGAGCACCAGAAGAGGCCCCAGCGGAAAGATCAACACCACCAACAACAgtggcaacaacaacaaccaaCCTGCAAAGCAGAGCCACGCTCACGACAGCACGGCAGAGCAGAGCATCCAAAGTGGAGATCCGATGGGCAGCCCAGCGGATCGGAAGGCGCCTGATGTACAGGCCCGTGACGTGGGGGGCTTTTACGGGAAGGAAAAGCCAACTGCGAGCTCTCGCTCGCAGCAAGGAAATCGTGGCcatgccaccgccagcgtgggcagcgacggcggcgcaggtgctgtGGGGACCAGTGCGGCGATCGATGCCACGCTGAAGCGTCTGACGGTGCTTCTCAACCGAAGGTTCTTCCACTCCAATCAGCAGCAGGGGGTGTCGCATCAGCAAAACTCTGTGGCGCAAAGCAGCTTGTCAGAGGATATCTTTACGGGTGGCGTGCAGACGAACAGCTTCGTGTCCGAGTGCATGCAGGCGCAGAGgcccgtggcgctgctcaccCACTCTGGCgagccgctgtcgccgcgcggCGATCGCGTCGGTGGATCTGGCCGCTCGGCGTACCAGGCGCAACGCAAGATTTCGCTGGATATGCTACTCTCCAGCGTTGACGATATCGTGTCACAGGTATACGTGAACTTTGACGAGGATCTCACCAAGGTGCTGCTCAACGCACTCGATCGCGTCACGGCGTGCGACACACTGGATCAGAGGGAGCGAACAAAGGTGCGCGTGATCGACGAGCTGCTTGAGGTGCTCGGAGACAAGCATTACGACCTGCTGCAGTGCGTTATGTACCGCCCTCGCGAGGTCTTCCTCCGGCTCCTGGAGGAGTTCTGCACCTTGGAGGATGCCGGGGATGCCACGACGAGCCAGTCCTCTAGCGGCCCGAAGGGGCTGACGGTGCGCTTCGTGAAGAACAATCAGCGCTCGCAGGGGCAGGATGTGGTGATCAACGACGCGGGCAAGCTCACCGACCAGAAGTGGCTTGCCCACATGAACAGGCGCTACCGTGTCTTGATGCAGGAGTCCGAGCTGGATGAGCTCTTTAAGCGGGACTTCAGCGTGACCGGGTCCATTATGCCGACAGGCGCTACTGTCACCAAAAAGTCGGGGCACGTGCGCATCCACATTCCCCCTCCAAGGCAGGAGATCTTACCTGAGAGCAAGCGCGTCTGCGTTGCGACGTCCCTGCCAGAGTGGACACACCCAGCCTTTCTCTCCATCACGCACCTCAACACGATTCAGACAACGATCTTTGAGACAGCGTTTCACACATCGCAGAACATGCTGGTGTGCGCGCCGACGGGTGCGGGTAAGACGGTGTGTGGGCTGCTTGTGATGCTGCGGTGCATCAGCGAGCACTTTGAGGGCGGTGTGCTGGATCGAGACTTCAAGATCATCTTTGTTGCCCCAATGAAGGCGCTCGCGCAGGAGATGGTTGAGAACTTCTCGCGCCGCCTGGCACCGTTCATGATAAAGGTGCGCGAGCTTACGGGCGACATGCAGCTGACCAAGCGGGAGCTGGCGGAGACGCAGGTGATCGTGACAACGCCGGAGAAGTGGGACGTCATCACCCGCAAGCAGAGCAACGAGGAGCTGGTAAGCCAAGTGCGGCTCATCATCATGGATGAGATTCATCTCCTGAACGAAGAGCGCGGCCCGGTGCTAGAGGCGTTGGTCGCGCGCACACTGCGGCACGGCGAGCTGAATCCGGAGCAGCGCGTCCGTCTGGTGGGCCTCTCCGCCACGCTGCCCAACTACAAGGACGTGGCGAACTTCCTGCAGGCGGACTTGCGGGAGGGTCTGAAGGTGTTCGGCCCGGAGTATCGCCCTGTCCCGCTGGAGCAGACATTTATTGGCCTGCAAAACACATCTGGGCCGCAGAAGCGCAACAAGGAGTTCGAGCTCGATCGCCTGGCGTATGAGGAGGTGGTGAAGAATGTGCGGGAGGGGCACCAGGTAATGGTGTTTGTGCACTCGCGGAAGCAGACGGTGGGGCTGGCCAAGTACTTTATCGAGGAGTCGACGCGCCGTGGGGAGGAGCACCTGTTTCAGTACAAAGGTGTCATGCCCTCAGCGATCGAGAAGAAGGGCCGCACGCTCCAGGGACGCGACTTGACCTCGTTATTCGCCGCGGGCTTTGGCGCGCACCACGCCGGCCTCGTTCGCTACGACCGCACCACTACCGAAGGCTTCTTCAGGGACGGGTACTTGCGagtgctgtgctgcacgaGTACCCTGGCGTGGGGTGTGAACctgccggcgcacacggTGGTCATTCGCGGCACGCAAATGTACGACCCCAAGCGCGGTGGCCTCGTCTCCATTTCGGTGCTGGATGTGATGCAGATCTTCGGCCGCGCTGGTCGTCCGCAGTTCGACACGAGCGGACATGGCATCATCATCTCAGATGACAAGGAGGTGAGCCACTTCCTCCGGCTCATCGCACACGCCCTGCCTATCGAGAGCCAGATGCAAGGTAAGCTGTGCGACCACCTGAACGCCGAGGTGAACGCCGGCACGATATCCTCCGTGATGGAGGCCTCCTCGTGGCTGGAGTACACGTACATGTGGCAGCGGATTCGGGTGAATCCGCTGACGTACGGGCTGAAGGTGAACAATGTTCGCAAAGACCCGGAGCTCAAGACAGTGCGGTACAGTATGATCAACACTTCGTTCACCGAACTCGCCATTGCGGGCATGGTGCGCTACAACCCGGAGACGGGCTCGGTGGAGAGCACCGATCTCGGCCGTCTCGCGAGCCACTACTACATCACCTACGAGAGTATCAGTATATTCAACGAGAAGATGCGCCGCCCCGATGACACGTGGATCGACGCGTTGGACATGGGCACCGCCATGAAcatcgccgcctcggcaAAGGAGTTCAGCCAGCTGAAAGTGcggcaggaggagctggatgagctgcagaacctgcaccagctgctgccgaagcATGTGCGTGAGTACCGGGTGAGTGGCGAGAGCGCCGACGAGACAAGCACGCAGTGGAAGGTGACGACGTTGCTCAAGGCGTACATTAACCGCCTTTCTGTTGAGACGCATTCTCTGTCCTCCGACATGTTGTACGTGCTGCAGAACATGCCCCGCATCTGCCGCGCCCTCTTCGAGATTGAGCTGGAGCGTGGCCACCCCCTCACCACGTACACGTACTTGACGTTGTGCAAGTGCATTGAGCACCGCTGCTGGGACTTTGAGCACCCGCTGATGCAGTTCGCGAATTGGAGCCACCGGGTGAACATCACAGACGCGGTGTGGATGAACCTGAACAAGTGCAACCCGAgcatgcagctgctgcaagaGATGacggcgaaggaggtgggggagATGGTGCACAACGTGCGCGCCGGTCGCGACATTGCCGATCTGGTGTCGAAGTTTCCCTCGGTGAACATCGACATTGATGTGCAGCCCATCACCCGCTCCATCCTGCGCGTCAAGGTGACGATTGAGGCGGATTTTGTGTGGAGTCGCGACTTGTCCGGCAACTCCGAGGTGTTCTGGCTGCTGGTGGAGGACCAGGACAACCACTTCATCTTCCACCACGAGTCGGTCACGCTCACACGCAAGGAGGTGGAGACCGGCACGCCGCACGTGGTGAATCTTGCTGTTCCGATTGTGCCCCAGTACGACATGTACGCGGTGCGCCTCTACAGTGACCGCTGGATGGGCTGCAAGGAGGACTACACCTTCTCCATCGGCCACCTGCACCTTCCGGAGGACTCGCAGATGACGacgaagctgctgccgctgagccCGCTTCGGCTGCACGTGATCCCGGAGGAGTACCATGCTATGTACCGAAACTACCGCCAGTTCAACGCGGTGCAGACGCAAATCTTCTACACCATGTTTCACACAGACCAGAACGTCTTCCTTGGTGCGCCGACGGGCAGTGGTAAGACGATTGCGGCAGAGATGGCCATCCTCCGCGTGTTTGAGCAGTATCCCGGGAAGAAGGTGGTGTATATTGCGCCGCTCAAGGCCCTTGtgaaggagcggctgcgtgaCTGGAAGGCCCGCATGATGCTTGTGGGGCGCTCCGTGGTGGAGCTGTCGGGTGATGCGACGCCGGACATTAGCGCGCTCGCCAAGGCGGACATCTTGTGCACGACTCCGGAGAAGTGGGATGGCATTTCGCGTAACTGGCAGGTGCGCAGCTACGTCACGGCCGTGAAGCTGGTTGTGTTTGATGAGGTGCACATGCTGGGCACCGACCGTGGTCCGATTCTGGAGGTGATTGTGAGCCGCATGCGCTACATCGGGTGGAACCGGAAGGCGCCGATCCGCTTGGTAGGTCTCTCCACGGCCGTCTCGAACCCGGGCGACCTGAGCTCGTGGCTTGGTGTGGAGAAGAAGTGGGCCGTGTTCAACTTTGACCCGTCAGTGCGTCCGGTGCCGATGACCGTGCACATTGCGGGCTACCATGGCAAGAACTACTGCCCCCGCATGGCCACCATGAACAAGCCGACGTACAACGCCATTTGCGAGAAGAGCCCAACGCAGCCGGTGATTGTGTTCGtctcgtcgcggcggcagacgcgaCTGACGGCCATGGCCCTCATCGGCTTCCTGCTGATGGAGGGCAACACGGCCAAGTGGGTGCACATGAATGTGGATCAGGTGCAGGAGTACACCTCAAAGCTGGATGACCCGTACGTGAAGCACTGCCTGCAGTTCGGCGTCGGCATCCACCACGCCGGGTTGCTGGAGGGCGACCGCACGATTGTGGAGGAGGCCTTCCTGTCAAATCGCATTCAGGTTCTGGTAGCGACGTCGACCTTGGCGTGGGGTGTCAACTTCCCTGCGCACATGGTTGTGGTGAAGGGCACCGAGTACTACGACGCCAAGACAAACTCCTACGTGGACTTCCCGATCACGGATGTGCTGCAAATGATCGGCCGTGCCGGGCGTCCGCAGTTTGACACGGAGGGCGTGGCCCAGGTGCTGTGCCACGAGCCGAAGAAGGGCTTCTACCGCAAGTTCCTCTACGACCCTTTCCCGGTGGAGAGCGCGCTGCACAAGCAGCTGCACGTCCACATCAATGCCGAAATTGTGTCGGGGACGATCAACACTCGTCAGGATGCAGTGAACTACCTGACGTGGACCTACCTCTTTCGCCGAATTGCACGCAACCCCTCCTACTACGGCCTGGAGGACGGCTCTCCCAAGGCGGTCACCATCTTCCTCTCCACCCTGGTGAAGGGCGTGCTGGCGGACCTTGAGCGGTGCGGCTGTATTGAACAGCCGGATGCAATGGACGAGGATGCCGACCCGGATGCGATTCAGTACACCGTCCTAGGCAAGCTGTGTTCGTACTACTACATCTCCCACATCACGGTGGACTTGTTCAACCGCAACATCGAGCCGGATCACTCCTGCGGCGAGCTTCTGCGTCTACTGTGCGACGCGGAGGAGTTCAACGAGTTGCCGGTGCGCCACAACGAAGACAAGCTGAACATGGAACTGGCGcgtcagctgccgctgcctgtcCGCGACGCAGAGGCGGACAGTCCGCATGCCAAGGCgttcctcctcttccaggCGCTCTTTGAGCGTGCGCCGATGCCTATCACTGACTACATTACAGATCAGAAGTCCGCCATGGACAACGCAGTGCGTGTGATTCAGGCCATGGTGGACGTGGCCGCCAACAACGGCCACCTGTACGCCGCGCTGCGTTGCATGACGCTCATGCAGTGTATGGTGCAGGCCCGCTGGTGGGACGATAACTCTCTGCTGCAGATCCCGAATGTAGTCAAGGCGATGCTTCCGGTGATTGAAAAGGAGTGCGACGGGGTACGTCacgcggcggagctggcgaacCGCCCGTTGGCAGTGCTGCAGAAGTTCCAGAAGGTGCTCGAGATGCCCGTATTCGGGCTGCGAGAGCGGGACGTGAACGAGtcgatggaggcggtgcgcgggcTGCCGCTCATCCAGGTCGACCTCACcattcagcagcagcatcctgctgcagcggaggaAATGAATGCGGAAGACGAGGAGACCGTCGTGACGTACGAGCTGGCGGTGCATCTGCAGCGGCTTTCCTTCGGACAGAAGAGCGTCATCGCGCCGCACTTCTCGAAGGCCAAGGATGAGCAGTACTGGGTAGTTGTCGGCCACGAGCCGACAGGCGAGCTTGTTGCGTTGAAGCGTGTGAATCGGCTGCGACAgagcagcacggcgacgctgcggatCGACTGGGACGAGGACTGGGTGCAGTACAGCCCCGACGGCACCGTGGAGCTGAATCTGTATCTCGTGTGTGACTCGTATATCGGCATGGATCAGCAGTACAGCTTCATCCTTCCTCAGTTCAAactgagctgctgctccggcggcgcagaagggaGTTGCTAGGAGTACCTTCGAGTGCATTGTGAATGGCAAGATCGTGCTGCACGAGCACGAGCACATAAAcgtgcatacacacatacacacacacacacagacacaccaaGACGTATATGCTCTTCCTTGTGTAAAACGGGTGTGAGTATCCACACCAGCAGTATgtgcggtcgctgctgcttgcgtCACTTGAAGGTACGGCACGCGGAGTCACTGCGGTTGACATCTCGGGCACGGGCAGAGAGCACTTGAGGTCACAGTGAGGGGCGTCGCTCCCTTCCCAGCATCTATGCTGCTCTTTCGACTCACGACTCGTCCGGGGCACCTGTCACTGCCACGGCGccccagcacacacacgcacacaaattTCTGTTCATGCCCATGCAGCATCCGCTGATGGGACTACACGCTTTTACCCGCATGAATAGCGCACTGCTCGCCTTTTTCTATCCCTCACTGTTCCTCAtgctcttcctcgctgccCTGTGTCTGTTTTCCGCGCCcacgccctccccccgaCCCAAATCACCCGCGCAAACGACGCACCCCAACGCCCACAACGGCCAAACACGAACTCGTGGGAAAGTAGAGCCGGCCCAGAAGGCACGCTGCCAAAGAAGGCGCAAAGCAAAAAAATGGTCCGCTTACATCTCCTTGGATACGAATAGCGTCATGCACTTACGCGGCGTGGCGGTGTTACGCGCTGCACGTCGTGCCTATCCGCACGTCGCCATCACGGGTCGGTGCTTCCTCTTGAAGCCTCGCCGGCATGCGCCTCTTTCGACGCCGAGCCAGCAAGAGTCGTTATCCTTGCTGCACGACATGGAGTGCGTGGAGCTGACGCCGTCGGAGTCGGGCACGATCAACCGGCGCGGTGCTGTTCCTGCAAATCTCGCCGGTAACAGCTACTACGCGCGGCGGTACAGCACCCAGGGTGGCGCACGTCGCGGCACCTTGGACGCGACAGAGCCCCATGTGCAGTTTCACAGCGGCGACCTGGTGCTGTACCTGCGTCTCTCTGCAGTGCCACGAGAGTTGTCCAACAAACGCATCGTGGATGTGACAGGCATACAGACAAGTTTTCACAACGTCTCTGAGCGACACAGCAAAGCCCTCGCCACGGTCGAGGAAGCGATGCAGACAATGCACCTACACGACGGGCATGAGGTGCCTGCTCTGCAGCGTGGTGACGTGAACCTCGTACGATTGCAGCCGAGGTGCGTGTACATCTCCCCGGCGCCGTCACACTCTTCTGCCGCAGGTGAAGCTGTTACAGTGGACCTGAGACACCTGTCCTCCGCACTTCGACCGCTGAGCAACCCAGATGTGCTTTTGGCacaggcgcggcggctgtccTTCCGGTCTGAGATGGAAGCCGTGCAAACGGCGCAGGTCATGGCATCGTTTGTTACGGAGctgagaggcggcggcgctgtgcctGGAGGTTGTGGATCTTCTGTTGGTGTCT harbors:
- a CDS encoding RNA helicase, putative gives rise to the protein MQSSGPPGKPPWGGGRGPWGANNSSANNAVVQPSFHDRSTRRGPSGKINTTNNSGNNNNQPAKQSHAHDSTAEQSIQSGDPMGSPADRKAPDVQARDVGGFYGKEKPTASSRSQQGNRGHATASVGSDGGAGAVGTSAAIDATLKRLTVLLNRRFFHSNQQQGVSHQQNSVAQSSLSEDIFTGGVQTNSFVSECMQAQRPVALLTHSGEPLSPRGDRVGGSGRSAYQAQRKISLDMLLSSVDDIVSQVYVNFDEDLTKVLLNALDRVTACDTLDQRERTKVRVIDELLEVLGDKHYDLLQCVMYRPREVFLRLLEEFCTLEDAGDATTSQSSSGPKGLTVRFVKNNQRSQGQDVVINDAGKLTDQKWLAHMNRRYRVLMQESELDELFKRDFSVTGSIMPTGATVTKKSGHVRIHIPPPRQEILPESKRVCVATSLPEWTHPAFLSITHLNTIQTTIFETAFHTSQNMLVCAPTGAGKTVCGLLVMLRCISEHFEGGVLDRDFKIIFVAPMKALAQEMVENFSRRLAPFMIKVRELTGDMQLTKRELAETQVIVTTPEKWDVITRKQSNEELVSQVRLIIMDEIHLLNEERGPVLEALVARTLRHGELNPEQRVRLVGLSATLPNYKDVANFLQADLREGLKVFGPEYRPVPLEQTFIGLQNTSGPQKRNKEFELDRLAYEEVVKNVREGHQVMVFVHSRKQTVGLAKYFIEESTRRGEEHLFQYKGVMPSAIEKKGRTLQGRDLTSLFAAGFGAHHAGLVRYDRTTTEGFFRDGYLRVLCCTSTLAWGVNLPAHTVVIRGTQMYDPKRGGLVSISVLDVMQIFGRAGRPQFDTSGHGIIISDDKEVSHFLRLIAHALPIESQMQGKLCDHLNAEVNAGTISSVMEASSWLEYTYMWQRIRVNPLTYGLKVNNVRKDPELKTVRYSMINTSFTELAIAGMVRYNPETGSVESTDLGRLASHYYITYESISIFNEKMRRPDDTWIDALDMGTAMNIAASAKEFSQLKVRQEELDELQNLHQLLPKHVREYRVSGESADETSTQWKVTTLLKAYINRLSVETHSLSSDMLYVLQNMPRICRALFEIELERGHPLTTYTYLTLCKCIEHRCWDFEHPLMQFANWSHRVNITDAVWMNLNKCNPSMQLLQEMTAKEVGEMVHNVRAGRDIADLVSKFPSVNIDIDVQPITRSILRVKVTIEADFVWSRDLSGNSEVFWLLVEDQDNHFIFHHESVTLTRKEVETGTPHVVNLAVPIVPQYDMYAVRLYSDRWMGCKEDYTFSIGHLHLPEDSQMTTKLLPLSPLRLHVIPEEYHAMYRNYRQFNAVQTQIFYTMFHTDQNVFLGAPTGSGKTIAAEMAILRVFEQYPGKKVVYIAPLKALVKERLRDWKARMMLVGRSVVELSGDATPDISALAKADILCTTPEKWDGISRNWQVRSYVTAVKLVVFDEVHMLGTDRGPILEVIVSRMRYIGWNRKAPIRLVGLSTAVSNPGDLSSWLGVEKKWAVFNFDPSVRPVPMTVHIAGYHGKNYCPRMATMNKPTYNAICEKSPTQPVIVFVSSRRQTRLTAMALIGFLLMEGNTAKWVHMNVDQVQEYTSKLDDPYVKHCLQFGVGIHHAGLLEGDRTIVEEAFLSNRIQVLVATSTLAWGVNFPAHMVVVKGTEYYDAKTNSYVDFPITDVLQMIGRAGRPQFDTEGVAQVLCHEPKKGFYRKFLYDPFPVESALHKQLHVHINAEIVSGTINTRQDAVNYLTWTYLFRRIARNPSYYGLEDGSPKAVTIFLSTLVKGVLADLERCGCIEQPDAMDEDADPDAIQYTVLGKLCSYYYISHITVDLFNRNIEPDHSCGELLRLLCDAEEFNELPVRHNEDKLNMELARQLPLPVRDAEADSPHAKAFLLFQALFERAPMPITDYITDQKSAMDNAVRVIQAMVDVAANNGHLYAALRCMTLMQCMVQARWWDDNSLLQIPNVVKAMLPVIEKECDGVRHAAELANRPLAVLQKFQKVLEMPVFGLRERDVNESMEAVRGLPLIQVDLTIQQQHPAAAEEMNAEDEETVVTYELAVHLQRLSFGQKSVIAPHFSKAKDEQYWVVVGHEPTGELVALKRVNRLRQSSTATLRIDWDEDWVQYSPDGTVELNLYLVCDSYIGMDQQYSFILPQFKLSCCSGGAEGSC